From a region of the Mucilaginibacter auburnensis genome:
- a CDS encoding phosphatase PAP2 family protein, whose protein sequence is MPYKIQLIAEHTKALLLKYIFCLLLVYCIGTTNAQNIDVRILQSINGPASPSDAFWKDLSGTTSILAVATPASIVLTGLTIKNKELTTKGLQIAGSIIIAEGLTAGLKYTIKRQRPFDAYPHLVYAHSNPTDPSFPSGHTSVAFATATSVSIAFPKWYVIVPSFSYATAVGYSRLRLGVHYPSDVLAGALIGAGSSYLTVKLTKLLNKKHVH, encoded by the coding sequence GTGCCGTATAAAATTCAATTAATAGCCGAACACACCAAAGCGTTATTGCTTAAGTATATTTTTTGCCTGCTACTGGTATACTGCATTGGTACAACCAATGCGCAAAACATTGATGTACGGATACTTCAAAGCATTAATGGCCCCGCATCTCCATCTGATGCGTTTTGGAAAGACCTTTCGGGCACAACAAGTATTTTAGCTGTAGCCACGCCGGCAAGTATTGTTTTAACCGGGCTGACCATTAAGAACAAGGAGCTTACTACAAAGGGCCTCCAAATTGCAGGCTCAATAATTATTGCCGAGGGCTTAACCGCGGGCCTCAAATATACCATTAAACGGCAGCGCCCGTTCGATGCCTATCCCCATCTGGTTTACGCGCATTCTAATCCCACCGATCCATCTTTTCCATCCGGGCATACTTCAGTAGCATTTGCAACGGCAACATCTGTTAGCATAGCTTTCCCGAAATGGTATGTTATTGTGCCTTCGTTTAGTTATGCTACCGCTGTTGGCTATTCCCGCCTGCGTTTGGGCGTTCATTACCCGAGTGATGTTTTGGCAGGGGCGCTGATAGGCGCGGGCTCGTCTTACCTCACCGTTAAATTGACGAAGCTGCTGAATAAAAAGCACGTTCATTAG
- a CDS encoding glutamine--tRNA ligase/YqeY domain fusion protein, translated as MSEERSLNFIEEIVEEDLANGKHGGRVLTRFPPEPNGYLHIGHAKSICLNFGLAKKYNGKTNLRFDDTNPVTEDTEYVESIKDDVRWLGFEWAEELYASDYFDQLYAFAVELIKKGLAYVDDSTAEEIAAQKGTPTEPGTPNQYRSRSVEENLQLFAEMKAGKYPDGAKVLRAKVDLAAPNMHLRDPLMYRIKHAHHHRTGDKWCIYPMYDFAHGQSDAIENITHSICTLEFIPHRDLYNWFIAQLAIFPSKQYEFARLNMTYTVMSKRKLMQLVNEKHVDGWDDPRMSTISGLRRRGYTAASIREFCERIGVAKRENMIDFSLLEFCIREDLNKTAWRRMAVLDPIKLVITNYPEGETEIMHGENNPEVEGGDGGRDIPFSREIWIEREDFMEEPPKKFFRLGVGLSVRLKNAYIVTCESFVKDADGNVTEVHCSYLPNSKSGNDTSGVNVKGTIHWVSVPHAKTAEVRLYDRLFKVEDPSNEDGDFKDYINPESLTIIPNAYIEQDLATAEPGKGYQFIRKGYFTMDKLSTPDKLVFNRTVTLKDGWKAPQGSKA; from the coding sequence ATGAGCGAAGAGAGATCATTAAACTTTATAGAGGAGATAGTTGAAGAGGATTTAGCCAATGGCAAGCATGGCGGTAGGGTGTTAACCCGTTTCCCGCCCGAGCCTAATGGTTATCTACATATTGGTCATGCTAAGTCTATTTGCCTGAATTTTGGATTGGCAAAAAAATACAATGGCAAAACCAACCTGCGCTTTGATGATACCAACCCGGTTACTGAAGATACAGAGTATGTAGAAAGCATTAAGGATGATGTGCGCTGGCTGGGTTTTGAATGGGCAGAAGAGTTATACGCATCTGATTATTTTGATCAGTTATATGCATTCGCTGTTGAGCTGATCAAAAAAGGTTTGGCCTATGTGGATGACAGCACCGCTGAAGAAATAGCCGCGCAAAAAGGTACGCCTACTGAACCGGGAACGCCTAACCAATACCGCAGCCGCAGCGTTGAAGAGAACCTGCAATTGTTTGCCGAGATGAAAGCCGGCAAATATCCTGACGGAGCCAAAGTGCTGCGTGCCAAGGTTGACCTTGCCGCGCCAAACATGCACCTGCGCGATCCGCTGATGTACCGCATCAAGCACGCGCATCACCACCGCACCGGCGACAAATGGTGTATTTACCCAATGTATGATTTCGCGCACGGTCAGTCTGATGCTATTGAGAACATTACCCACTCTATCTGTACTTTAGAGTTCATTCCTCACCGCGACTTATACAATTGGTTTATTGCGCAACTGGCTATATTCCCGAGTAAGCAATATGAGTTTGCCCGCCTGAACATGACCTACACGGTTATGAGCAAGCGCAAGCTGATGCAGTTGGTGAATGAAAAACATGTTGATGGCTGGGATGATCCGCGTATGTCAACCATCAGCGGCTTACGTCGTCGTGGTTATACCGCTGCGTCTATCCGTGAGTTTTGCGAGCGCATAGGTGTAGCCAAGCGCGAAAACATGATAGACTTTAGCTTGCTGGAGTTTTGTATCCGCGAAGATCTGAACAAAACAGCATGGCGCCGCATGGCTGTGTTGGATCCAATAAAATTGGTTATTACCAACTATCCGGAGGGAGAAACCGAAATAATGCACGGTGAGAATAATCCCGAAGTAGAAGGAGGCGATGGCGGAAGGGATATTCCTTTTAGTCGCGAAATATGGATAGAGCGGGAAGATTTTATGGAAGAGCCGCCTAAAAAGTTCTTCCGTTTAGGAGTTGGGTTAAGTGTTCGCCTTAAAAATGCGTACATCGTTACCTGCGAAAGCTTTGTAAAAGATGCCGATGGTAATGTTACCGAAGTGCATTGCAGCTATCTGCCTAACTCAAAATCAGGCAATGACACAAGTGGTGTTAACGTAAAAGGTACCATACATTGGGTAAGTGTGCCGCACGCTAAAACTGCCGAGGTACGTTTGTACGACCGCTTATTTAAGGTGGAAGATCCCTCAAACGAGGATGGCGATTTTAAAGACTACATTAACCCGGAGAGTTTAACTATTATTCCGAATGCTTACATAGAGCAGGATCTGGCTACCGCCGAACCTGGCAAAGGTTATCAGTTTATCCGTAAAGGTTATTTTACTATGGATAAGCTGTCAACGCCAGACAAACTGGTGTTCAACAGAACAGTAACATTGAAGGATGGCTGGAAAGCCCCCCAAGGCTCTAAGGCATAA
- a CDS encoding class I SAM-dependent DNA methyltransferase, translating to MEADEKQNVYKVYNKIAAWYDQNRSGELYEKPYLDKMLSHMPPAPTVLDLGCGTGKPIIEYFISRDIQIVGVDASSELLNIARTNFPDTDFYEQDMRLLKLNRKFDGIIAWNSFFHLPAADQPAMFGIFEQHLNPGGILMFTSGTEQGEAWGVNGGENMYHASLDTAEYEQLLSNHNFDVIHHKVNDPDCGGLTVWMAKLVK from the coding sequence ATGGAAGCCGATGAAAAGCAAAATGTATACAAGGTTTATAATAAAATAGCCGCCTGGTATGACCAAAACAGGAGCGGCGAATTATATGAAAAGCCCTATCTGGATAAGATGCTTAGCCATATGCCGCCTGCACCCACTGTTTTAGACCTTGGCTGCGGAACCGGAAAACCGATAATTGAGTATTTTATTAGCCGTGATATACAAATTGTAGGCGTTGATGCCAGCAGCGAACTATTGAACATTGCGCGGACCAACTTTCCTGACACTGACTTTTATGAGCAGGATATGCGACTGCTTAAATTGAATAGAAAATTTGATGGTATAATTGCATGGAACAGTTTTTTCCATTTACCTGCAGCAGATCAGCCGGCTATGTTCGGCATATTTGAACAGCACCTAAATCCCGGTGGTATATTGATGTTTACATCAGGAACCGAACAGGGGGAAGCCTGGGGAGTGAACGGCGGTGAAAATATGTATCATGCTTCTTTAGATACCGCGGAGTATGAGCAATTATTGTCGAACCATAATTTTGACGTAATACATCACAAGGTTAACGATCCTGATTGTGGCGGGTTGACGGTTTGGATGGCGAAACTTGTTAAATAA
- a CDS encoding mandelate racemase/muconate lactonizing enzyme family protein, which yields MKRRSFLHKMAVAGAATVFMPYLDLMASPNVKKVKITNVKCVRTKIGFRPSLLVKIETDAGIVGIGECHHDENSMGAKDVVLNVIKPILVGQDPYELERLVFKMSTRSSYYGGNHGIPLHAITGVEFALWDILGKLADQPVYKILGGGAHRKSVRAYCTSRPRDLLSKDSCQEFAGKMKTWGFTAAKVDFIRDQNWERLDNRMMSYNEIDRNGRGFQNVRDAVGPDFDIAVHAHWELDFDSALRVAHAVAPMKPWWFEDPLPIAYNEQWVKLTERSPIPILTGENLYTRDDFRPFIVNGAVNKIEIDISSAGGLLEAKKIADMAETYYISVATHNVAGPVATVASAHCAATIREFAGHEAFMNQAINADGKSCNGDNAVLGYGVDLLKDGYLQFNDKPGLGITLDEKLVKEKYMVPGETWWD from the coding sequence ATGAAAAGACGCAGCTTTCTACACAAGATGGCCGTTGCGGGTGCGGCAACTGTTTTTATGCCTTACCTCGACCTCATGGCATCGCCCAATGTTAAAAAAGTAAAGATCACCAACGTTAAATGCGTTCGTACCAAAATAGGTTTCAGGCCCAGTTTGCTGGTGAAAATTGAGACCGATGCCGGCATTGTAGGAATTGGAGAGTGCCATCACGACGAGAACAGCATGGGCGCGAAGGATGTGGTACTGAATGTGATAAAACCCATATTAGTGGGCCAGGACCCTTACGAACTGGAGCGACTGGTATTTAAAATGAGCACCCGCAGTTCCTACTACGGTGGTAACCACGGCATACCGCTGCACGCCATTACCGGTGTTGAGTTTGCGCTGTGGGATATTTTAGGAAAGCTGGCCGATCAGCCTGTATATAAAATATTAGGAGGAGGCGCGCACCGTAAATCGGTAAGGGCGTATTGCACCAGTCGCCCGCGCGACCTGCTGAGCAAAGATTCCTGCCAGGAGTTTGCCGGGAAAATGAAAACATGGGGCTTCACCGCCGCTAAGGTTGACTTTATCCGCGACCAAAACTGGGAGCGTTTGGATAACCGGATGATGTCATACAACGAGATAGACCGCAACGGCCGCGGTTTTCAAAACGTGCGTGATGCCGTAGGTCCTGATTTTGACATTGCGGTACACGCGCATTGGGAACTGGATTTTGACAGCGCCCTGCGTGTTGCACATGCGGTTGCGCCCATGAAACCCTGGTGGTTTGAAGACCCGCTGCCTATTGCCTATAACGAACAATGGGTGAAATTAACAGAGCGTTCGCCTATCCCAATTCTAACCGGCGAGAACCTGTATACCCGCGATGATTTCCGTCCGTTTATTGTTAACGGCGCGGTAAACAAAATTGAGATAGATATTTCAAGTGCAGGTGGTTTATTGGAGGCTAAAAAAATAGCAGATATGGCCGAAACGTACTACATTTCGGTAGCTACGCATAACGTTGCCGGCCCGGTGGCTACTGTGGCGTCGGCGCATTGCGCTGCTACTATTCGTGAGTTTGCCGGTCATGAAGCATTTATGAACCAGGCTATCAACGCCGACGGTAAAAGCTGTAATGGCGACAACGCGGTGTTGGGCTATGGTGTTGATCTGTTAAAAGATGGCTATCTGCAATTTAACGATAAACCCGGCCTCGGCATTACCCTTGACGAGAAACTGGTAAAAGAAAAATACATGGTCCCGGGTGAGACTTGGTGGGATTGA
- a CDS encoding S8 family serine peptidase yields the protein MSNFKKHMFGPLFFGAFITSFGALAQDAPKNWHTLDFKTDGYYGISLTPAYKLVQGKKSKPVVVATIDSGIDTAQTDLKSVLWVNTKEIPGNGIDDDKNGYIDDIHGWNFLGGPDGKCDYTETTEEVREYNRLKPKYGNLTATPAGDAKGYAYWLKVKQTYEETTQKSTEELKQYSPMLNALMVTSGYLKRELKLDAAATFKKTDLDKITAANDTISQSKGIWTQIFTQQGGDEDNGKIIKELSEYMAKLNNDVNPDLNSRKNIVGDDADVWDTKPYGSGLLKFPDASHGTGVAGLMGAQRGNGYGIDGVADNVRIIAIKAVPNGDEYDKDIAKAIRYAVDNGAKVVNMSFGKKLSPHKKWVDEAFKYAASKDVLLVQASGNDNQNVDVKPQYPNDTFEDGTVTDMPNVICVGASGAKNDATLAASFSNYGKKNVDVFAPGAKVTSINMDAEFNTADGTSFASPIVAGIAALILEYYPNLSAKQLKQAILQSATPLTGTMVNKPGTEEKVDFTTLSKTGGIANAYRALQIAATMKGERKAVK from the coding sequence ATGAGCAATTTCAAAAAACATATGTTTGGCCCCCTGTTTTTTGGGGCGTTTATAACAAGCTTTGGCGCGTTGGCGCAGGATGCACCTAAAAACTGGCACACGCTTGATTTTAAAACCGATGGCTATTATGGTATTAGTCTTACCCCTGCGTACAAACTGGTACAGGGCAAAAAAAGCAAGCCGGTTGTAGTGGCTACTATTGACAGTGGCATTGATACCGCTCAAACAGATCTGAAAAGCGTCCTTTGGGTAAATACCAAAGAGATACCCGGCAACGGCATTGATGATGACAAGAATGGTTACATTGACGATATACACGGCTGGAACTTTTTAGGAGGCCCGGATGGTAAGTGCGATTATACCGAAACTACCGAGGAAGTACGCGAATACAATCGCCTTAAACCTAAATACGGCAATTTAACGGCAACCCCTGCAGGCGATGCAAAAGGTTATGCCTATTGGTTAAAAGTTAAACAAACCTACGAGGAAACCACGCAGAAGTCGACCGAAGAACTGAAACAATATTCGCCTATGCTAAACGCCTTGATGGTGACCAGCGGTTACTTAAAACGTGAGTTAAAGCTGGATGCCGCGGCTACATTCAAAAAGACCGATCTGGATAAAATTACAGCGGCTAATGATACCATATCGCAAAGCAAAGGCATCTGGACACAGATATTTACCCAACAAGGTGGCGACGAAGACAATGGCAAAATCATTAAAGAGCTGAGCGAATACATGGCTAAGCTGAATAATGATGTTAACCCCGATCTGAACAGCCGTAAAAACATTGTTGGAGACGATGCTGACGTTTGGGATACCAAACCATACGGTAGCGGATTGCTGAAATTTCCGGATGCATCACATGGAACAGGTGTGGCCGGTTTGATGGGCGCGCAACGCGGCAATGGCTACGGTATAGATGGCGTGGCCGATAATGTGCGCATTATTGCTATTAAAGCGGTACCTAATGGCGACGAGTATGATAAAGATATTGCCAAAGCTATACGCTACGCGGTTGATAACGGCGCTAAAGTGGTGAACATGAGCTTTGGTAAAAAACTGTCTCCACACAAGAAATGGGTGGATGAAGCCTTTAAATACGCTGCTTCAAAAGATGTTTTATTAGTTCAGGCATCAGGTAACGATAATCAGAATGTTGATGTTAAACCACAATATCCTAATGATACTTTTGAGGACGGTACGGTAACTGATATGCCTAATGTAATATGCGTGGGTGCATCAGGCGCTAAAAACGACGCAACGCTGGCTGCATCATTTAGTAACTATGGTAAAAAGAATGTTGATGTTTTTGCACCCGGTGCCAAGGTAACGTCAATTAATATGGACGCTGAGTTTAACACCGCCGATGGTACCAGCTTTGCATCGCCAATTGTAGCAGGTATTGCCGCTTTAATTTTAGAGTATTACCCTAACCTGAGCGCAAAACAGTTAAAACAAGCCATTTTACAATCGGCCACACCGCTAACAGGCACTATGGTGAACAAGCCGGGAACCGAGGAAAAGGTTGATTTTACTACGCTTTCGAAAACCGGAGGCATAGCCAATGCTTACCGCGCGTTGCAAATTGCTGCCACCATGAAGGGTGAGCGTAAAGCGGTTAAATAG
- a CDS encoding tetratricopeptide repeat protein, translating to MEEEFEFGFTEDPKFSVERYEEMIRNHDQYFFDAQAFENIIDYYIEKNDPARALQVAEYAISQHPFAAVFLIKRAQLLVVANKIDEAFAALEKAAMLEASDADIYLIRGNIYEGMERFTEALENYEKALELAEETDEILLHIAYVYQNMGDYETAIKYLKLCLKQNMENQDALYELAFCYDVLDNQEESVQFYQQYIDNEPYSYAAWYNLGNAFTKLSLFEKAIDAYDYAILIKDNFASAYFNKGNALVNLEKYAEAIEVYRHTFEYEQPNADTYCAIGECYEKLEQMDEARVFYKKSVKMDPKLADAWFGIGVTLDFEERYFEALHFYKKALDLDIANADYWFAIADAEYKLGHLAEAESAYEKVVELNPIDVDAWLDYSSILYEQTRLDGAIEVMAEAIKNNPDAAELHYRMVAYMFAKGDYNEALNYLEQALTTDPEKHYILFDYLPQLQQNKVILDIINRYTR from the coding sequence ATGGAAGAAGAATTTGAATTTGGCTTTACCGAAGATCCAAAATTCTCGGTGGAGCGGTACGAGGAAATGATCCGGAATCACGACCAGTACTTTTTTGATGCCCAGGCGTTTGAGAACATTATCGATTACTACATCGAAAAGAACGACCCCGCCCGGGCTCTGCAGGTTGCAGAGTATGCAATTAGCCAACACCCTTTTGCCGCGGTATTCTTAATAAAGCGCGCCCAGTTGCTGGTGGTAGCCAATAAAATTGATGAAGCCTTTGCTGCCCTTGAAAAAGCGGCTATGCTGGAAGCATCTGATGCAGATATTTACCTTATCCGTGGTAACATCTACGAGGGAATGGAGCGCTTTACAGAAGCTTTGGAGAACTACGAAAAAGCATTGGAACTGGCCGAGGAGACCGACGAGATACTACTGCACATTGCCTACGTTTACCAAAACATGGGCGATTACGAAACGGCCATAAAATACCTGAAGCTTTGTTTAAAGCAGAACATGGAAAACCAGGATGCCCTGTATGAACTGGCTTTTTGCTATGACGTGCTGGACAACCAGGAAGAAAGCGTTCAGTTTTATCAGCAATATATTGATAACGAGCCTTACAGCTATGCGGCCTGGTATAATTTAGGCAACGCGTTCACTAAACTGAGCTTGTTTGAAAAGGCTATTGATGCTTACGATTATGCTATCCTGATAAAAGACAACTTCGCTTCGGCTTACTTTAACAAAGGCAACGCTTTGGTAAATCTGGAAAAGTACGCGGAGGCCATTGAGGTTTACCGCCATACTTTTGAGTATGAGCAACCTAATGCTGATACCTATTGTGCCATAGGCGAATGCTACGAGAAACTGGAGCAGATGGACGAGGCGCGGGTGTTCTACAAAAAGTCGGTAAAAATGGACCCCAAATTAGCTGATGCCTGGTTTGGTATAGGCGTTACGCTTGATTTTGAGGAACGCTATTTTGAAGCTTTGCACTTTTACAAGAAAGCCCTTGATCTTGACATTGCCAATGCCGACTATTGGTTTGCCATTGCAGATGCTGAATACAAATTGGGCCACTTAGCTGAAGCCGAAAGCGCTTATGAGAAAGTGGTTGAACTGAACCCGATTGATGTGGATGCCTGGCTGGATTACTCCTCCATTTTATATGAGCAGACCCGGTTAGACGGCGCCATTGAGGTGATGGCCGAAGCCATTAAAAACAACCCCGACGCAGCCGAACTGCACTACCGCATGGTAGCCTATATGTTTGCAAAAGGGGATTACAACGAGGCGCTGAACTATTTGGAACAAGCGCTTACTACAGACCCCGAGAAGCATTATATATTATTTGATTACCTGCCGCAATTGCAGCAAAACAAGGTAATCTTAGACATTATTAACAGGTACACAAGGTAG
- the amaB gene encoding L-piperidine-6-carboxylate dehydrogenase produces MNINIADTLKHLHIDGINEACSTGSNWASSANAEVRAITSPVDGKIIAQVKMATAADYDKVVQQAQKAFINWRTLPAPKRGDIVRQIGDALRQNKQHLGTLVSYEMGKSLQEGLGEVQEMIDICDFAVGLSRQLHGLTMHSERPLHRMYEQYHPLGVVGIISAFNFPVAVWSWNAMLAWVCGDVCIWKPSEKTPLTAIACQHIAQAVCTANGVEEGVSCLLIGDSKIGELMANDSRLPLISATGSTRMGKAVGAAVGARLGRSLLELGGNNAIIITENADLDMALIGAVFGAVGTAGQRCTTTRRLIIHDSVYEAFKQKLVKAYAQIRIGNPLDENNHMGPLIDQEAVNSYLAAIDACKAVGGNFVVEGGRLQGEAYASGCYVRPCIAEVENHYKIVQHETFAPILYLMRYKTLEEAIALQNGVPQGLSSAIMTNNLREAETFLSVAGSDCGIANVNIGTSGAEIGGAFGGEKETGGGRESGSDAWKVYMRRQTNTINYSTSLPLAQGIKFDL; encoded by the coding sequence ATGAACATCAATATAGCCGACACCCTGAAACATTTACATATAGATGGTATTAATGAGGCCTGTAGCACAGGAAGCAATTGGGCGAGTAGCGCCAACGCGGAAGTGCGGGCAATTACTTCTCCTGTTGATGGTAAAATCATCGCTCAGGTAAAAATGGCTACCGCTGCTGATTATGACAAGGTAGTGCAGCAGGCGCAAAAGGCCTTTATTAACTGGCGCACCCTACCGGCGCCAAAGCGAGGTGATATTGTGCGGCAGATAGGCGATGCCCTGCGCCAAAACAAGCAACACTTAGGCACGCTGGTGAGTTATGAAATGGGCAAAAGTCTGCAGGAAGGTCTTGGCGAGGTGCAGGAAATGATTGATATATGCGATTTTGCCGTTGGCCTGAGCCGACAGCTACACGGCCTAACCATGCATTCCGAAAGACCGCTGCACCGCATGTATGAGCAGTATCATCCATTGGGTGTGGTGGGTATTATATCAGCGTTTAACTTCCCGGTGGCGGTGTGGAGCTGGAACGCCATGCTGGCCTGGGTATGCGGCGATGTTTGTATTTGGAAACCATCCGAGAAAACACCGTTAACTGCCATAGCCTGTCAACATATTGCGCAAGCCGTGTGTACCGCCAACGGCGTTGAAGAAGGCGTATCCTGTCTCCTAATTGGCGATAGCAAAATTGGTGAATTGATGGCAAATGATAGCCGCCTGCCTTTAATATCGGCAACAGGCTCCACCCGCATGGGTAAGGCTGTGGGTGCAGCGGTTGGCGCACGTTTGGGTCGTAGCCTGTTAGAACTGGGTGGTAATAATGCCATCATTATAACAGAAAACGCCGATTTGGATATGGCGCTGATAGGCGCAGTATTTGGCGCGGTTGGTACTGCGGGGCAACGCTGCACCACTACGCGCAGACTCATTATTCATGATAGCGTTTACGAGGCATTTAAGCAAAAACTGGTTAAAGCTTATGCGCAAATACGTATTGGCAACCCACTGGATGAGAACAACCACATGGGGCCGCTGATTGACCAGGAAGCGGTGAACAGCTACCTGGCAGCGATTGACGCTTGCAAAGCAGTGGGTGGCAATTTTGTAGTTGAAGGCGGCCGGCTTCAAGGCGAGGCTTATGCTTCCGGGTGTTATGTTAGGCCTTGCATTGCCGAGGTGGAGAACCATTATAAAATAGTGCAGCATGAAACATTCGCGCCTATCCTGTATCTTATGCGATATAAAACTTTAGAGGAGGCTATCGCGCTGCAAAACGGTGTTCCGCAGGGCTTGTCATCAGCTATTATGACCAATAACCTGCGTGAGGCCGAAACATTTCTTTCTGTAGCGGGTTCAGATTGCGGGATCGCTAATGTGAACATTGGAACCTCGGGGGCGGAAATTGGCGGCGCTTTTGGCGGCGAGAAGGAGACAGGCGGCGGGCGCGAGTCGGGCTCAGACGCGTGGAAGGTTTATATGCGCAGACAAACCAATACCATCAATTACTCAACCAGCTTGCCGCTGGCACAGGGCATAAAGTTTGATCTGTAG
- a CDS encoding serine hydrolase domain-containing protein: MNLFCSISYGQHRTISTDNPKLSALDKQVDKYVTQYYQDKRSVGVSIGIVKGGNIYFYNYGETQAGNKLRPDKNTIYEIGSTTKSFTGILLGQAITDHKIGLDNDIRDYLKGEFPNLVYQGTPITIRNLASHTSRITRIFPNMWERPEYDSLNPLKNYNKALLYQGLHKMQMDTLPGKKYAYSNMAVALLGTILEDAYGKDYFTLIQKYILTPLQMDNTMIRIDALPARRIAHPHDENRKPVPMWDIFYVPAMGALRSTTTDMVKYIIANNNEANAAIKLSHQRIFGTDEDGMGLNWFLHRTPTGHRVLEHSGGTGGSRSSLECFPELKTGFVILTNSLANRNQLEKDLASLLSK; the protein is encoded by the coding sequence ATGAATTTATTTTGTTCAATAAGTTATGGTCAGCACCGTACTATTTCAACAGATAACCCCAAACTATCAGCCTTGGATAAACAAGTAGACAAATATGTAACGCAGTACTATCAGGACAAAAGGTCGGTTGGTGTTTCCATAGGTATAGTTAAAGGCGGAAATATTTACTTTTACAACTACGGCGAAACCCAAGCAGGGAACAAGCTGCGCCCTGATAAAAACACAATTTATGAGATAGGCTCAACAACCAAATCATTTACAGGCATTCTGCTTGGACAAGCAATTACAGATCATAAAATCGGGCTTGACAATGATATCAGGGACTATCTGAAAGGCGAATTTCCCAACCTTGTTTACCAAGGCACACCAATTACCATACGAAACCTGGCAAGCCATACTTCAAGGATAACCCGCATATTTCCTAACATGTGGGAGCGGCCGGAATACGACTCGCTCAATCCTTTAAAAAACTATAACAAAGCGCTATTATACCAAGGGTTACATAAAATGCAAATGGATACCTTGCCGGGGAAAAAGTATGCATACTCAAATATGGCCGTTGCATTGCTGGGTACAATATTGGAAGACGCGTATGGAAAGGATTACTTTACCCTTATACAAAAATACATCCTTACGCCCTTGCAAATGGATAATACGATGATCCGAATTGATGCTTTGCCAGCCAGGCGAATTGCCCACCCACATGATGAAAACAGAAAGCCTGTACCTATGTGGGATATATTTTACGTACCTGCTATGGGCGCGCTAAGGTCAACAACTACAGATATGGTTAAGTACATCATAGCTAACAATAACGAAGCTAATGCGGCTATCAAGTTATCGCACCAACGCATTTTTGGCACTGATGAGGATGGAATGGGACTCAATTGGTTTCTTCACCGCACACCAACAGGCCACCGTGTGCTTGAGCACAGCGGAGGAACCGGTGGTTCACGCAGTTCACTGGAATGTTTTCCGGAGTTAAAGACCGGATTCGTGATATTGACCAATAGTCTGGCCAATCGTAACCAATTAGAAAAAGACCTTGCCTCGCTGTTAAGCAAATGA
- a CDS encoding phosphosulfolactate synthase, with product MNYTINNLPERIQKPRESGITMVMDKGLSLRQVEDFIEVAGIYTDMVKLGWATSYVTPNLDQKLKLYKDAGIPVYFGGTLFEAMIIRGQFDDYRRILDKYDLAYAEVSDGSIEISHDEKCKYITELAKQVTVISEVGSKDVQKIFAPYKWIQLMKAEIEAGSWKVIAEARESGNVGIYRDSGEVRQGLVDEILTQIPEQRIIWEAPQKPQQVWFIKLVGANVSLGNIAPNDVIPLETLRLGIRSDTFDHFL from the coding sequence ATGAATTACACCATTAATAACCTTCCGGAGCGTATACAAAAGCCAAGGGAGAGCGGTATTACCATGGTAATGGATAAGGGCCTTAGTTTAAGGCAGGTTGAGGATTTTATTGAAGTTGCCGGAATATATACCGATATGGTGAAATTAGGTTGGGCCACCTCTTATGTTACCCCCAATCTTGATCAAAAGCTGAAACTTTATAAAGATGCCGGCATCCCGGTATATTTTGGCGGTACATTGTTTGAAGCCATGATCATACGCGGACAGTTTGACGATTACCGCCGCATTTTAGATAAGTACGATCTTGCCTACGCCGAAGTTTCCGACGGCTCTATCGAGATATCGCATGATGAAAAGTGCAAATACATCACCGAGTTAGCTAAGCAGGTTACGGTTATATCCGAAGTGGGTTCAAAAGACGTGCAGAAGATATTTGCGCCCTACAAATGGATACAACTGATGAAGGCCGAAATTGAGGCCGGGTCATGGAAGGTAATTGCAGAGGCCCGCGAAAGCGGCAACGTAGGCATCTACCGCGACTCGGGAGAAGTGCGCCAGGGCTTAGTTGATGAGATACTTACCCAAATACCCGAGCAACGCATTATTTGGGAAGCACCCCAAAAACCACAGCAGGTTTGGTTCATTAAACTGGTTGGCGCGAACGTTAGCTTAGGTAACATTGCCCCGAACGATGTTATTCCGTTGGAAACCTTGCGTTTAGGTATAAGAAGTGATACATTTGATCATTTCTTATAA